From Proteiniborus sp. MB09-C3, the proteins below share one genomic window:
- a CDS encoding response regulator transcription factor, with amino-acid sequence MDEAKNVLVVDDEVQITKVIKAYLEKEGYIVYTAYSGNEAISTFERKSIDFIVLDLMLPDLSGEEICKIIRVKSQVPILMLTAKAEEEDRVTGLYLGADDYLVKPFSPKELVARIKTILRRTQKDFIKADIIEFNRGDLLIDLNKMELKKSGEQVDLTPTEFKIASTLAQNPNIVFSREDLIEKILGIDYEGYDRTIDTHIKNIRQKIEDKNTKYIHTVYGVGYKFVGE; translated from the coding sequence ATGGATGAGGCCAAAAATGTTCTTGTGGTAGATGATGAGGTTCAGATTACAAAAGTCATAAAGGCTTACCTTGAAAAAGAAGGATACATCGTATATACTGCATATAGCGGTAATGAAGCAATTTCAACATTTGAAAGAAAATCTATTGATTTCATAGTATTGGATTTAATGCTCCCAGATTTATCTGGTGAAGAAATATGCAAAATCATTAGGGTAAAGTCGCAAGTACCTATACTTATGCTAACTGCTAAGGCAGAAGAAGAGGATAGAGTCACTGGTCTGTATTTAGGTGCAGATGATTATCTTGTCAAACCATTTAGTCCAAAAGAGTTAGTGGCTAGAATAAAAACTATACTGAGAAGGACACAAAAAGACTTTATTAAAGCAGATATTATAGAATTTAATAGAGGCGATTTGCTTATAGATTTAAATAAAATGGAGTTAAAGAAAAGTGGAGAACAGGTTGATTTAACTCCTACAGAGTTTAAAATAGCATCTACACTAGCACAGAACCCCAATATAGTATTTAGCAGGGAGGATTTAATAGAAAAGATTCTAGGAATTGATTATGAAGGTTATGATAGAACTATCGATACTCATATTAAGAATATTAGACAAAAAATAGAGGACAAAAATACTAAATACATCCATACAGTCTATGGAGTAGGATATAAGTTTGTAGGTGAATGA
- a CDS encoding SHOCT domain-containing protein — translation MCRGFGMGFSGGAGLPWILGMGVFRVLIAALVIYLVYKLIKGFTNIPGNSDKAMEILNERYVNGEISDEEYEKIKKRIK, via the coding sequence ATGTGTCGTGGATTTGGAATGGGCTTTAGTGGTGGAGCCGGCTTACCTTGGATACTAGGCATGGGAGTATTTAGGGTACTAATAGCAGCCTTAGTCATATATCTTGTATATAAGCTGATAAAAGGGTTCACCAATATTCCAGGCAATTCAGATAAAGCAATGGAAATACTAAATGAAAGATATGTAAATGGAGAAATTAGCGACGAGGAATATGAAAAGATAAAAAAGAGAATAAAATAA
- a CDS encoding DUF3784 domain-containing protein: protein MYIFIFIGTLFIVLGILIKYFKFYWLISGYNTMSKEKQKNVDTEGLGRLMGNFAFLLGGTFVLGAILISTGLKTLGIILITAIPFVLTPYVLIKVQKYDKNALDPDGSMKKSTRIIIGITIGFMAVIFAFVIWLSVYGAQELNITVDDKIINIRGMYASIVHTEDIMEVVLLDSIPEVLRKNNGFDFGNVLRGKFTLESIGKGRLYINNGKPPYVYLRLKKGYVIINYSSSEKTQELYNKIRLVF, encoded by the coding sequence ATGTATATTTTTATCTTTATAGGGACTTTATTTATAGTATTAGGTATATTGATTAAGTATTTTAAATTTTATTGGCTTATATCCGGCTATAATACTATGTCTAAAGAAAAGCAAAAAAATGTTGATACAGAAGGACTAGGTAGGCTTATGGGAAATTTTGCTTTCCTACTAGGAGGAACTTTTGTTTTAGGAGCGATTTTAATCTCCACAGGCTTAAAAACTTTAGGAATAATATTGATTACGGCCATACCCTTTGTCTTGACTCCCTATGTTCTGATAAAGGTTCAGAAATATGATAAAAATGCATTAGATCCCGATGGAAGCATGAAAAAAAGTACACGGATTATTATAGGTATTACTATTGGATTTATGGCAGTTATCTTTGCCTTTGTCATTTGGCTTAGTGTATATGGAGCACAAGAACTCAATATTACTGTAGATGATAAAATTATAAATATTAGAGGAATGTATGCCTCTATAGTTCATACGGAAGATATTATGGAAGTAGTATTACTGGATTCGATTCCAGAGGTACTGAGAAAAAACAATGGCTTTGACTTTGGAAATGTTTTAAGAGGTAAGTTTACCCTTGAAAGTATTGGAAAGGGAAGGTTATATATAAATAATGGGAAACCTCCATATGTGTATTTAAGGCTAAAAAAGGGATATGTAATAATAAATTATAGCAGCAGTGAAAAAACTCAAGAATTATATAATAAAATAAGATTAGTTTTTTAA
- a CDS encoding histidine phosphatase family protein, whose protein sequence is MTRVYFVRHAQPDFSIQDDLLRPLTEKGIADSEKVTKFLLDKQITKIFSSPYKRAYDTIKSFAEKSNLNINIIDDFRERKIDDIWLEDFNSFAREQWNDFDYKREHGESLNEVQKRNISTLHEILEKNSDENIVIGTHGTALSTIINYYDRNFNYSCFERIKPLMPHIVYIDFEGTKAKIIKELIV, encoded by the coding sequence ATGACAAGAGTATATTTCGTAAGACATGCACAGCCAGATTTTTCAATACAAGATGATTTATTGCGCCCGCTTACTGAGAAGGGCATAGCAGATAGTGAAAAAGTGACTAAATTTCTATTAGACAAGCAAATTACTAAGATATTTTCAAGTCCGTACAAAAGAGCCTATGATACCATAAAGAGTTTCGCTGAAAAATCAAATTTGAATATTAATATTATAGATGATTTTAGAGAAAGAAAAATAGATGATATATGGTTAGAGGACTTTAATTCCTTTGCAAGAGAACAGTGGAATGATTTTGACTACAAGCGTGAGCATGGTGAGAGCTTGAATGAGGTACAAAAAAGGAATATATCTACACTACATGAAATACTAGAAAAAAATTCAGATGAAAATATTGTTATAGGTACGCATGGAACAGCCCTTAGTACTATAATAAACTATTATGATAGAAATTTTAACTATAGCTGCTTTGAAAGGATAAAGCCTTTAATGCCTCATATTGTATATATTGATTTTGAAGGCACTAAAGCCAAGATAATAAAAGAGTTAATTGTATAA
- a CDS encoding lysoplasmalogenase family protein, whose product MHVKTNSKLLAIKILLIVICILYIAFLYFDFFSVKVFISSSVVKFISIVLCFLLSVLIGKDYLDKENKLLLQSGLLITIIADFLLLFTDYFVLGTGIFSVVHILYAIRYERNKTKLILIRAIVILLIIVGIYLTINFFIIKIEVLFLSALFYAVSLIISTIKAIKACKYDLLPFPNKYLIAFGMVLFLLCDVNVGIFNIISLINISSGIINLLYNISGVLMWFFYLPSQVLISLSGYNFSCLSKK is encoded by the coding sequence ATGCATGTAAAAACAAATAGTAAGCTGTTAGCAATTAAAATATTGCTTATAGTGATTTGTATATTGTACATTGCTTTTTTATATTTTGATTTCTTTTCAGTAAAAGTTTTCATCTCATCAAGCGTAGTAAAATTTATATCTATAGTACTATGCTTTCTGTTGTCGGTTTTAATAGGAAAAGATTATCTTGACAAAGAAAATAAGCTTTTACTGCAATCTGGACTACTTATCACTATTATTGCAGATTTTTTGCTCCTTTTCACAGACTATTTTGTTCTTGGAACAGGTATTTTCTCAGTAGTTCATATACTTTATGCTATCAGATATGAAAGAAATAAAACAAAGCTTATTTTGATAAGGGCAATAGTTATTTTGCTCATAATAGTGGGTATATACCTGACTATAAACTTCTTTATTATAAAAATAGAAGTACTATTTTTATCGGCTCTATTCTATGCTGTATCATTAATAATCAGTACTATAAAAGCTATAAAAGCATGTAAATATGACTTGCTTCCTTTTCCAAATAAATATTTAATAGCCTTTGGAATGGTGCTTTTCTTATTATGTGATGTAAATGTAGGTATATTTAATATAATTAGCTTAATAAACATTTCTAGTGGTATAATTAATCTATTGTATAATATTTCAGGAGTCTTAATGTGGTTTTTCTACCTTCCCTCACAGGTTTTGATTTCTTTGAGCGGATACAATTTTTCGTGTTTATCTAAAAAATAA
- a CDS encoding TIM barrel protein — MKLGMPVLIEFNSLEENIRLCNELKLDFIELNMNYPIFMPESFSYRKALEAKRKYGVNFTVHFPEEIDLSSFHPPIKKGHIERCKELIEWTSKAEIKLANMHLSNGIYCTLPSSRQWINEKYEEEFKKLLYKSYSELNDYASSLGVILCIENTSNFHIPFIKRALDMLTVFENFNLTWDVGHDAKVNFSEKPVLMNLADRIKHMHLHDFNEESDHQSLYTGIIPIDERLEFARDNNISVVIEVKTSEALKESVNKIVDFR; from the coding sequence ATGAAATTAGGAATGCCTGTATTAATAGAATTCAATAGTCTGGAAGAAAACATAAGGCTTTGCAATGAATTAAAACTAGATTTTATAGAGCTAAATATGAATTATCCTATTTTTATGCCTGAAAGCTTCAGTTACAGGAAAGCATTAGAAGCTAAAAGGAAATATGGAGTTAATTTTACGGTTCATTTTCCTGAGGAAATTGACTTATCTTCTTTTCATCCACCAATTAAAAAAGGACATATAGAACGCTGTAAAGAACTGATAGAATGGACTAGTAAAGCTGAGATTAAGCTTGCTAATATGCATTTAAGCAATGGTATTTATTGCACACTACCTAGTTCGAGGCAATGGATTAATGAAAAATATGAGGAAGAGTTCAAAAAACTATTATATAAATCTTATTCTGAGTTAAATGATTATGCAAGCTCATTGGGAGTAATATTGTGTATTGAAAATACCTCCAATTTTCACATCCCTTTTATCAAAAGAGCATTAGATATGCTAACTGTATTTGAAAATTTTAACTTAACATGGGATGTGGGACATGATGCTAAGGTTAATTTTAGTGAAAAGCCTGTTTTAATGAATTTGGCCGATAGAATCAAGCATATGCATCTTCATGATTTTAATGAAGAATCGGACCATCAATCACTATATACTGGAATAATACCTATAGATGAAAGACTTGAGTTTGCTAGAGATAACAATATTTCTGTTGTAATAGAAGTGAAGACTAGCGAGGCCTTAAAGGAATCAGTAAATAAAATAGTTGATTTTAGATAA
- a CDS encoding non-canonical purine NTP pyrophosphatase — MIRLLYGTSNLAKIKHMKEMLKGVDIEIISLRDIGNPDIASINEIGNDPLENAKIKAMAYYRELKIPVFSCDSELYIEGLENERQPGVHVRRVNGKELNDDEMIEYYTNLVTELGGVVKAKYKNAICLIIDEKNIFEYDGEDIASEEFIITSKPHIKRINGFPLDSISIEIETGQYYLEINKDNNFETEYKMAEGFKNFFVENVKLK, encoded by the coding sequence ATGATAAGATTATTATATGGAACATCTAATCTTGCAAAAATCAAACATATGAAGGAAATGCTGAAAGGAGTGGATATAGAAATTATTAGTTTAAGAGATATTGGCAATCCAGATATTGCTTCAATTAATGAAATAGGCAATGATCCATTAGAAAATGCCAAGATTAAGGCTATGGCATATTATAGAGAATTAAAAATACCGGTATTTTCTTGTGACTCAGAATTATATATTGAAGGATTAGAAAATGAGAGGCAGCCAGGAGTTCATGTTAGAAGAGTTAACGGAAAAGAATTAAATGATGATGAGATGATAGAATACTATACTAATTTAGTAACGGAACTGGGGGGAGTTGTTAAAGCAAAATATAAGAATGCAATATGCTTGATCATTGATGAAAAAAATATTTTTGAATACGACGGAGAAGATATTGCTTCCGAAGAGTTTATTATAACATCAAAGCCTCATATAAAAAGAATCAACGGATTTCCTTTAGACTCAATTTCAATCGAAATAGAAACAGGTCAGTATTATCTAGAGATAAATAAGGATAATAATTTTGAAACAGAATATAAAATGGCTGAAGGGTTTAAAAACTTTTTTGTTGAAAATGTTAAATTGAAATAA
- a CDS encoding nucleotidyltransferase domain-containing protein has translation MLIQNLIGIYLHGSLAMGCYTNDSDIDFLVVVKEPIDIN, from the coding sequence ATACTAATACAAAATCTTATTGGTATATACTTACATGGTTCGTTAGCCATGGGCTGCTATACAAATGACAGTGATATAGATTTTCTAGTCGTAGTAAAAGAACCTATTGATATTAATTGA
- a CDS encoding type II CAAX endopeptidase family protein, with translation MEYTISIENVVVWLVIYFIMCGILPTILDITIWRTFGTKISTWLNLLTLIVFNSLFIFYLTNKYKLKISIFSNITLKGILLAIGCSVLFFILLDKFLDTFFDSVFTTSAEGYQKTIASLRQFPIANFIRICLLAPIVEEILMRGYILSSLQNKYGTVIALLVSSLLFAILHFNFVQTLSAVVCGLILGLLYISTGSLFCCILAHSLYNAISFFACVLE, from the coding sequence ATGGAATACACTATCAGCATTGAAAATGTTGTTGTCTGGTTAGTAATATACTTTATAATGTGCGGGATACTTCCTACTATATTAGATATAACCATATGGAGAACTTTTGGGACTAAAATTTCTACTTGGTTAAACCTCTTAACTTTAATTGTTTTCAATAGCCTATTTATTTTTTATTTAACCAATAAATATAAGCTAAAAATTAGCATTTTTAGCAATATAACATTAAAAGGGATATTGTTAGCAATTGGCTGTTCAGTTCTGTTTTTTATTTTGCTCGATAAATTTTTAGATACTTTCTTTGATAGTGTGTTTACTACTAGTGCAGAGGGATATCAGAAAACAATTGCTTCATTAAGACAATTTCCCATCGCAAATTTTATTCGAATTTGCTTGCTTGCTCCTATAGTAGAAGAAATACTAATGAGAGGTTATATACTAAGTTCATTACAAAATAAATATGGTACAGTTATTGCTCTCCTAGTATCCTCACTTTTATTTGCTATACTTCATTTTAATTTTGTACAAACATTATCTGCAGTAGTATGTGGTTTAATACTAGGACTGTTATATATAAGCACAGGATCACTGTTCTGTTGTATTTTAGCCCATTCTCTATATAATGCTATTTCATTTTTTGCATGTGTTTTAGAATGA
- a CDS encoding ABC transporter permease yields the protein MNAFLYGVVLQWKLDLRNKGVLLTYYVVPLVFFTFMGGIFSSINPASKDTLIQSMTVFGLTMGAILGTPIPLTELYGSEIKKAYKVGGLPLWVATINNFISAFVHLFIVSLVIFFTAPLAFNAKIPTNLAHYFLSLAIFIIVSLSVGTVLGLFIKDISKLTMASQFIFLPSIMLAGIMFPVNMLPKVLENVGKVFPATWGFKLMTSESFDIKLIIPLAIILLVAIVISVYQLSKISFE from the coding sequence ATGAATGCATTTTTATATGGTGTCGTACTACAATGGAAACTTGATTTAAGAAATAAAGGTGTACTTCTTACCTATTACGTAGTTCCTCTTGTTTTTTTTACATTTATGGGAGGTATATTTTCATCTATCAATCCTGCTTCGAAGGATACATTAATCCAATCCATGACAGTGTTCGGGTTGACAATGGGGGCAATTTTAGGAACACCTATACCACTTACAGAGTTGTATGGAAGTGAAATTAAAAAGGCTTACAAGGTGGGCGGCTTACCCCTATGGGTAGCTACAATAAATAACTTTATATCGGCTTTTGTCCATCTTTTCATTGTGAGTCTCGTAATATTTTTTACTGCTCCACTAGCTTTTAATGCAAAAATTCCTACTAATTTAGCTCACTATTTTTTATCACTTGCAATTTTTATTATAGTTAGTTTGTCAGTAGGAACAGTGCTTGGACTATTTATCAAAGACATATCAAAGCTTACAATGGCATCACAGTTTATATTCTTACCTTCAATTATGCTGGCAGGAATTATGTTCCCTGTAAATATGCTCCCAAAGGTACTTGAAAATGTGGGAAAAGTTTTCCCTGCTACATGGGGATTTAAGCTTATGACAAGTGAAAGTTTTGATATAAAATTAATTATACCACTTGCTATTATATTATTGGTAGCAATTGTTATCAGTGTGTATCAACTATCAAAAATTAGTTTTGAATAA
- a CDS encoding ABC transporter ATP-binding protein, translating into MNVVIKVDNLTKSYGTNTVIKDISFTVHHGEIFALLGTNGAGKTTTLECIEGIRKYDSGSITVAGSIGVQLQSSSLPENIKAIEVYQLFCKWNKVLADIELFNAFGLNLIKNKQYKEMSTGQKRRLHLALALISNPDIIFLDEPTAGLDVEGRVSLHEQIRKLKKQGKTIIIASHDMAEVESLCDKIAIIKNGKIAFTGTINELTSEIGRQYKIHIKTERPLKADEYEQGYSLFISENIGDTLLELLEACKKTQNTVLDVKIEGVTLEQRFMDIAREGK; encoded by the coding sequence ATGAATGTTGTTATTAAAGTAGATAATTTAACAAAAAGCTATGGAACCAATACTGTCATTAAAGATATTTCCTTTACTGTACATCATGGTGAAATTTTTGCCTTACTCGGCACCAATGGGGCAGGAAAGACGACTACACTTGAGTGTATAGAAGGTATTCGGAAATATGATAGTGGGAGTATTACAGTAGCTGGAAGTATAGGTGTGCAACTGCAATCCTCATCGCTCCCTGAAAATATTAAGGCAATAGAAGTATATCAACTGTTTTGTAAATGGAACAAGGTACTAGCAGATATTGAATTGTTCAATGCTTTTGGACTTAATCTAATAAAAAATAAGCAGTATAAAGAAATGTCCACAGGACAAAAAAGACGATTGCATTTAGCACTTGCACTTATAAGCAATCCAGATATCATATTTCTAGATGAACCAACTGCTGGACTTGACGTAGAAGGAAGAGTATCCCTTCATGAGCAGATTCGAAAATTAAAAAAACAAGGAAAAACTATAATTATAGCAAGTCATGATATGGCAGAAGTAGAGAGCCTTTGTGATAAAATTGCTATTATCAAGAATGGAAAAATTGCTTTTACAGGTACAATAAATGAATTAACTAGTGAAATAGGAAGACAATACAAAATACATATTAAAACCGAAAGACCATTGAAAGCTGATGAATATGAGCAAGGGTATTCATTATTTATTTCAGAAAATATCGGAGATACCTTGCTTGAATTGCTCGAAGCATGCAAGAAAACTCAAAATACTGTTCTTGATGTGAAAATTGAAGGAGTTACACTAGAACAAAGATTTATGGACATAGCAAGGGAGGGAAAATAA
- a CDS encoding anaerobic ribonucleoside-triphosphate reductase activating protein has product MEFKGHQKSSFIDYPDKICTVLFTGGCNFRCPYCHNSDLVNNKGEELTEGIVLAYLDKRKKMIDAVCISGGEPTLHRGLYDFIKKIKDKDYLVKLDTNGTSPDILKKLISDGLLDYVAMDIKAPIDKYNKVTNTDIDINKIIESIDIVKNSDIDYEFRTTVCKELLTAKDIIEIAQYLKGSKRYYVQNFRDGATVLAGKNKFSSYDIETLKKIEEQIKCHFDTFKIRS; this is encoded by the coding sequence ATGGAATTTAAGGGACATCAGAAATCATCATTTATTGATTATCCAGATAAAATATGTACAGTGCTGTTTACAGGTGGCTGTAATTTTAGATGCCCTTATTGCCATAACTCTGATCTTGTGAATAATAAAGGAGAAGAATTAACGGAAGGCATTGTATTGGCCTACCTAGATAAGAGAAAGAAAATGATAGATGCAGTATGTATATCAGGTGGAGAGCCAACTCTTCATAGGGGCCTATATGATTTTATAAAGAAGATAAAAGATAAAGACTATTTAGTAAAGCTAGATACTAATGGAACGAGTCCAGATATTCTAAAAAAACTCATTTCTGACGGATTATTAGATTATGTTGCAATGGATATAAAGGCTCCAATTGATAAATATAATAAGGTGACAAATACGGATATTGATATAAATAAAATAATTGAGAGCATTGATATAGTAAAAAATTCTGATATTGATTATGAGTTTAGAACTACTGTATGTAAAGAACTATTAACAGCTAAGGATATAATTGAGATAGCACAATATCTAAAAGGAAGTAAGAGATATTATGTACAAAATTTCAGAGATGGAGCTACAGTATTAGCTGGGAAAAACAAGTTTAGCTCTTATGATATTGAAACATTAAAGAAAATAGAAGAGCAGATTAAATGCCACTTTGATACATTCAAGATACGTAGCTGA